TTTAATCGCCGGTTTAATACTGCTTACTGCTTTGCAGCGCGCTAATTTTTTGCTTATAGGCACTGTTTTCAGGATCGAGGCGTAAGGCTTTTTGATAATACTCCAGCGCCTGAGCCCATTGCCCAAGCTTTTGGTTGGCGGCACCGGCTTGGGCGTAAAAGGGTGCTTTTTGCGGTTCTATCTGGATGGCGCTTTGCCAGTCCTGGAGAGCCCCCTGAAAGTCCTGGCGGTTCCAGCGGATCCAGCCGCGGTGATTGAAAAGCCAGGGGTTTGGTTTGGCTGCATGTTTGATGGCACGATCGGCCTCCTGTTCGGCCCCCTCCAGCTTGCCTTGGCGTTTGAGAGCGCTGGAGAACAAAAGATGGTAGTGGCTGTTGGCGGGTTCTAATACGGTGGCCTTTTGAATGGACAGCTCCATGTTGTCCCAGTCCTTTTCCTGCTCGGCAGTACGGGCCAGCCAGTAGTGGGCCTCAGCAACAGGATCTTTGCGGATAAGATTTTCAAGGATTGTGCGGGCCTGCGGCAGCTGCTTTAAATCGATCAGGGAGCGGGCCGTCAGAATATCCATCCGGTAAGACAACATAAAACGATGGCTTGCCTTTTGTAAAAACGAATGGAGTTCTTCCGGGTAGCCGGCATGCTTGTAAATGTTGTAAATGCTTTCCAGGTCTTTTTCTTTGGTCGGACTCAAATCAAGGGCTTCAGTGAAACTGTCTTCTGCTTTTTCAGTCTGATTGCTTTTCAGATAGAGGCGGCCCAGTTGGATATAATTCCAGGTGCTGTTTTCAAAAGGGTTGCAGCCAAGAAATTTCTGATAATGGGTTAGGGCTTCAGCATTTTTGCCTGCTGCGGCCAACAGATCGGAAAGGGCTCTGTGAGCGTCTCTTATAGAGATGACGGCAGCGATAGCCTGCTCCAGCCCCTGCCGGACAGCTTCG
The Candidatus Desulfatibia profunda genome window above contains:
- a CDS encoding tetratricopeptide repeat protein, giving the protein MDNVQSTKHYFITGRYTKRHTLCALILLLSAAACYGLCLRLVSQVHFHRANNLFMKKAFKSALDELQRADYYQPDDYKVKRGLAKTYYQIGALSRNTKQAFVWAQKAKDAALKAFPLNPLDAETAFDLARAEARLEQLYPYLYPQNKNNPYQALPYFKQALSLRPNSVFYHYTFTQYLAWHHQEKELLSEVSSLARIYPESYYYLRKEAFWSASVAEAVRQGLEQAIAAVISIRDAHRALSDLLAAAGKNAEALTHYQKFLGCNPFENSTWNYIQLGRLYLKSNQTEKAEDSFTEALDLSPTKEKDLESIYNIYKHAGYPEELHSFLQKASHRFMLSYRMDILTARSLIDLKQLPQARTILENLIRKDPVAEAHYWLARTAEQEKDWDNMELSIQKATVLEPANSHYHLLFSSALKRQGKLEGAEQEADRAIKHAAKPNPWLFNHRGWIRWNRQDFQGALQDWQSAIQIEPQKAPFYAQAGAANQKLGQWAQALEYYQKALRLDPENSAYKQKISALQSSKQY